One segment of Marvinbryantia formatexigens DSM 14469 DNA contains the following:
- a CDS encoding helix-turn-helix domain-containing protein — MKNRRKNQTKSKMFASYIVIPVLILTVISCLFSSAYYEVSQRRNLAFEDSASENVNEQLKGVMDNLLKSAVQYSMTPWVRRLKYMQKIPDMMQKSITASDILDYASTVSLAEINENLVESIYIYYSLEGFGISSIGRVTWDEYIDIYGIICEEKSVQTGEVLSENNQQAIYHHVSMIKNGKRMDGFFLIQTIPMENTYNGEVNILFYVSYDALCDYIWKFAGDGTEQLYLTDGQEILCNLANRAGDMEQIGKELRTEGAEETQLLPGDSIKELKSGEKGFVYRKSLDKYVSEYTKTGMDIGVLQILEPDFLRSDFFSFLKWIVAGDFLLFGLIVIVSSRLTKRSYQPLEHIMNLIDEKNRENLDEYQLIEHTLKAFNSQKERLDISVYEQNPLVEQYLLHNLLNQGRLRQDEVKYINTMRRYAGFRCLVLKDSLETGQYAGEIDACLAVYPQIHAASLKGENCYIWVLSYGEESLVEEIVDTLEQTFTEMDYREAVMAMSGRYEELLRMQEAFREAVCTLSYHYFYPERKLLLYDGDFIGEREQSKVTFEIADGVMEELRKYVEALQPRAVVTVYCQLVWYNFRERMLSREKWFAGIHELNEHMADMFRDSGREEALERIGLLEPENFGSLDGYLQTFEVKITQLIERCASRENPIYTVRNQMIRQYVEEHLADANLSLSETARVTRYTSTYFGKYFKEQFGCAFQQYVAVRRIECAKKYLLEDPERRNMSIQEIALACGFTNDVTFRRTFKRYTGVTPSQFEKENLSET; from the coding sequence ATGAAGAACAGAAGAAAAAACCAGACAAAATCTAAAATGTTTGCCTCCTACATAGTGATTCCGGTCTTGATTCTGACAGTGATATCCTGTCTGTTTTCATCAGCTTATTATGAAGTATCGCAAAGACGAAATTTAGCTTTTGAGGATTCGGCTTCTGAAAATGTCAATGAACAGCTGAAGGGAGTGATGGATAATCTGTTGAAATCAGCGGTTCAATATTCTATGACACCCTGGGTCCGGCGATTGAAATATATGCAGAAGATTCCCGATATGATGCAAAAGAGCATTACCGCGTCTGACATTCTGGATTATGCCAGTACGGTGTCGCTGGCTGAGATAAATGAGAATCTGGTGGAATCCATCTACATTTATTACAGTCTGGAAGGTTTTGGGATTAGCAGTATTGGTCGGGTAACATGGGATGAATATATAGATATTTACGGGATTATCTGTGAAGAGAAAAGCGTTCAGACCGGAGAGGTGCTGAGTGAGAATAATCAGCAGGCTATTTATCACCATGTTTCAATGATTAAAAATGGAAAGCGGATGGATGGTTTTTTCCTTATCCAGACAATTCCGATGGAGAATACGTACAATGGAGAAGTAAATATTTTGTTTTATGTTTCCTATGATGCATTATGTGACTATATTTGGAAATTTGCAGGTGACGGGACAGAACAGCTTTATCTTACGGATGGACAGGAAATACTGTGCAACCTTGCGAACAGAGCAGGGGATATGGAACAAATTGGAAAAGAGCTGCGGACAGAGGGGGCGGAGGAAACGCAGCTTTTACCGGGGGACTCCATCAAAGAATTGAAGTCCGGGGAAAAGGGATTTGTTTATCGGAAGAGCCTTGATAAATATGTTTCAGAATATACGAAGACAGGAATGGATATTGGTGTATTGCAGATTCTTGAACCGGATTTTCTGCGCAGTGATTTTTTTAGTTTTTTAAAGTGGATTGTGGCAGGGGATTTTTTGTTGTTTGGATTGATTGTGATTGTATCATCCCGGCTTACAAAGCGCAGCTACCAGCCGTTGGAGCACATTATGAATCTGATTGACGAGAAGAATCGGGAAAATCTTGATGAATATCAGCTGATTGAACATACGTTGAAAGCATTCAACTCCCAGAAGGAACGGCTGGATATATCGGTTTATGAACAGAATCCTTTAGTGGAGCAGTATCTTCTTCATAATCTGTTGAATCAGGGGCGTCTCCGGCAGGATGAGGTTAAATATATTAATACTATGCGGAGGTATGCAGGGTTCCGTTGTCTGGTGTTGAAGGATAGCCTGGAGACCGGGCAGTATGCGGGGGAAATAGATGCCTGTCTGGCGGTATATCCGCAGATTCACGCCGCTTCCCTGAAGGGGGAGAACTGCTATATCTGGGTACTCAGCTACGGTGAGGAGAGTCTGGTAGAAGAGATTGTGGACACTTTGGAGCAGACCTTTACGGAGATGGACTATCGGGAGGCAGTAATGGCTATGAGCGGCAGATATGAGGAACTTCTCAGGATGCAGGAAGCGTTTCGCGAAGCGGTCTGTACGCTGAGTTACCATTATTTCTATCCGGAGAGAAAGCTGTTGCTATATGATGGAGATTTTATTGGGGAACGGGAACAAAGTAAAGTGACCTTTGAGATAGCGGACGGAGTCATGGAGGAACTCCGGAAATATGTGGAAGCTCTTCAGCCCAGGGCGGTTGTTACAGTGTATTGCCAGTTGGTCTGGTATAATTTCCGGGAACGTATGCTGAGCCGGGAAAAATGGTTTGCAGGAATCCACGAGTTAAATGAACATATGGCAGATATGTTTAGGGACTCCGGCAGAGAGGAGGCTCTTGAACGTATCGGGCTTCTGGAACCGGAAAATTTTGGGAGTTTAGATGGCTATCTGCAAACCTTTGAAGTGAAAATTACCCAACTGATAGAACGCTGTGCTTCCCGGGAAAATCCTATATATACAGTGCGTAATCAGATGATACGTCAGTATGTGGAGGAGCATCTCGCGGACGCGAACCTGTCGCTGAGCGAGACAGCACGGGTAACGCGCTACACCTCCACCTATTTTGGCAAATATTTTAAAGAACAGTTCGGATGCGCCTTCCAGCAGTATGTGGCTGTGCGGCGGATTGAATGCGCAAAGAAATACTTACTGGAAGATCCGGAACGGAGAAATATGAGTATCCAGGAGATTGCGCTGGCCTGCGGTTTTACCAATGACGTGACCTTCCGCCGGACTTTTAAGCGGTATACG